Proteins encoded within one genomic window of Ideonella dechloratans:
- the ribD gene encoding bifunctional diaminohydroxyphosphoribosylaminopyrimidine deaminase/5-amino-6-(5-phosphoribosylamino)uracil reductase RibD, with product MFTPQDAVFMARAQALSESAVGLTEPNPRVGCVITSEDGQLLGEGHTQPAGQAHAEVMALRDAAARGHEVRGATAYVTLEPCAHHGRTPPCCDALVAAGVARVVVAAGDPNPLVNGQGLARLRAAGVTVVNSPPEHAVAAEELNVGFFHRMRTGRAWVRLKVAASLDGRTALDNGVSQWITGPDARRDGHAWRRRAGALLTGVGTVLADDPRLDVRLVDTPRQPLRAVVDARLDTPPSARLFEADGPLVFYVAHPDPARQAAIADRGAEIVALPGAAGRVDLAAVLADLSSRPLNELHIEAGPRLNGSLIAADLVDECLVYLAPLLLGQGRGMAALPTLDALDGAWRYAFHDQARVGDDLRLLLRRRAATPT from the coding sequence GTGTTCACCCCGCAGGACGCCGTCTTCATGGCGCGCGCTCAGGCCCTGTCGGAATCGGCGGTCGGCCTGACCGAGCCGAATCCGCGGGTGGGCTGCGTCATCACCTCGGAGGACGGCCAGCTGCTGGGCGAAGGCCACACCCAGCCTGCGGGGCAGGCCCACGCGGAAGTGATGGCCCTGCGAGACGCCGCCGCCCGGGGCCACGAGGTGCGCGGCGCCACCGCCTATGTGACCCTGGAGCCCTGCGCCCACCATGGCCGCACCCCGCCCTGCTGCGACGCCCTGGTGGCCGCCGGCGTGGCTCGCGTGGTGGTGGCCGCGGGCGACCCCAACCCCCTGGTCAACGGCCAGGGCCTGGCCCGGCTGCGGGCCGCCGGCGTCACGGTGGTCAACAGCCCCCCCGAGCACGCGGTGGCGGCGGAAGAGCTCAATGTGGGCTTCTTCCACCGCATGCGCACGGGGCGGGCCTGGGTGCGCCTGAAGGTCGCGGCGTCCCTGGATGGCCGCACCGCGCTGGACAACGGCGTGAGCCAATGGATCACCGGCCCGGACGCCCGGCGCGACGGCCATGCCTGGCGGCGGCGTGCGGGCGCCCTGCTCACCGGTGTGGGCACGGTGCTGGCCGACGACCCCCGGCTGGATGTGCGGCTGGTGGACACCCCCAGGCAACCGCTGCGCGCCGTCGTGGATGCCCGGCTCGACACCCCGCCCTCCGCACGTCTTTTCGAGGCGGACGGCCCGCTGGTGTTCTATGTCGCCCATCCCGACCCGGCGCGACAGGCGGCCATTGCCGATCGCGGTGCCGAAATCGTCGCGCTGCCGGGTGCCGCCGGCCGGGTGGATCTGGCGGCCGTGCTTGCCGACCTGTCGAGCCGCCCTCTCAACGAACTCCACATCGAAGCCGGCCCGCGCCTGAACGGCAGCCTGATCGCCGCCGACCTGGTGGACGAGTGCCTGGTCTACTTGGCGCCGCTGCTCCTGGGCCAGGGCCGGGGCATGGCCGCCCTGCCGACACTGGACGCCCTTGACGGCGCCTGGCGTTATGCATTTCACGATCAGGCCCGCGTCGGCGACGATCTGCGGCTGCTGCTGCGACGCCGGGCAGCCACGCCGACCTGA
- a CDS encoding GspH/FimT family pseudopilin, translated as MTLLESTVVAGVAAVLMGVVVPSMQAALHRQAIVAEATQFREGVHRARSEAMRRGEVVVLCALDALPDETGRPRCRASGKDWSEGWLAFLDRNGSGNRDEDDPVLIVHQHRALAGTVTATLRSISFHPLGFSTNAASHFRYVPPGQAPDTRGVPGSLLLCVNKPGRVRLTEADDCA; from the coding sequence GTGACCCTGCTGGAATCCACCGTGGTGGCCGGCGTCGCGGCCGTGTTGATGGGGGTGGTGGTGCCTTCCATGCAGGCCGCGCTGCATCGGCAGGCCATCGTGGCCGAGGCCACCCAGTTCCGGGAGGGGGTGCACCGGGCCCGGTCCGAGGCGATGCGCCGCGGCGAGGTGGTGGTGTTGTGCGCGCTGGACGCCCTGCCCGACGAGACGGGCCGGCCGCGTTGCAGGGCATCCGGAAAGGATTGGAGCGAGGGCTGGCTGGCGTTTCTGGACCGCAATGGCAGCGGCAACCGTGACGAGGACGATCCGGTGCTCATCGTGCACCAGCACCGTGCGCTGGCCGGCACGGTCACCGCCACCCTGAGGTCCATCAGCTTCCATCCGCTCGGTTTCTCCACCAATGCTGCCTCGCATTTCCGGTACGTGCCGCCCGGCCAAGCGCCGGACACCCGGGGCGTGCCCGGCAGTCTGCTGCTCTGCGTCAACAAGCCGGGCCGGGTGCGGCTGACCGAGGCGGACGACTGCGCTTGA
- a CDS encoding GspH/FimT family pseudopilin has translation MFAPTLTFPTRARGLAPQRGLTLVELMVTLAVAAILAMVAVPSMQSFLAARSSAGGADQLMQAIRLARSESLKRLAPVTICATSDPNAASPDCGEDWKSGWLVFVDTDRDATVGANDIVLKVGAPPASIGGLAEDGGAASVTFEANGLAGNAMAFTVTPNVSDTSSSTYTANVQHVCVTVAGQIQLKKGSGSSC, from the coding sequence ATGTTTGCCCCCACGCTGACTTTCCCCACGCGCGCCCGCGGCCTTGCGCCTCAGCGCGGGCTCACGCTGGTCGAGTTGATGGTGACCCTGGCGGTGGCCGCCATCCTGGCGATGGTGGCGGTGCCGTCCATGCAATCCTTCCTGGCGGCGCGCTCTTCGGCGGGTGGGGCCGATCAATTGATGCAGGCGATCCGCCTGGCGCGTTCCGAGTCGCTCAAGCGGCTGGCGCCGGTGACCATCTGTGCCACCAGCGACCCCAATGCGGCGTCGCCCGACTGTGGTGAAGACTGGAAGTCCGGCTGGCTGGTGTTCGTGGACACCGACCGGGACGCCACCGTGGGTGCCAACGACATCGTGCTGAAGGTCGGGGCACCGCCGGCATCCATCGGGGGGCTGGCCGAAGACGGCGGCGCCGCCTCGGTGACTTTCGAGGCCAACGGTCTGGCGGGCAACGCCATGGCGTTCACCGTGACGCCCAATGTGTCCGACACGAGCAGCAGCACCTACACCGCCAACGTCCAGCATGTCTGCGTCACGGTGGCAGGTCAGATCCAGCTCAAGAAGGGGAGCGGCAGTTCATGTTGA
- the pilV gene encoding type IV pilus modification protein PilV, producing MLKRTGRRGQRGVALIEVLVAILVVSLGMLAMAGLLSTSTRFGKTSEFRSVATLLANDLADRMRANFGKAAGTVYGQLTPKTLATGIPTAATCADANACTPAEMAAVDVAQWQAALFKALPNGTGYISANGDFTLYDVWVIWRETDADSAAVTGVNNATNVAGKDGCPPDFSTEGSPRCMHFRVGL from the coding sequence ATGTTGAAGCGCACAGGCCGCCGGGGCCAGCGGGGCGTGGCCCTGATCGAGGTGCTGGTGGCGATCTTGGTCGTGTCACTGGGCATGTTGGCGATGGCGGGTTTGCTCAGCACCTCCACCCGCTTCGGCAAGACCTCCGAGTTCCGGTCCGTGGCCACCCTGCTGGCCAACGATCTGGCCGACCGCATGCGGGCCAACTTTGGCAAGGCGGCGGGCACGGTGTACGGGCAGCTCACCCCGAAGACCTTGGCCACCGGCATTCCGACCGCTGCCACCTGCGCTGACGCCAACGCCTGCACCCCGGCCGAGATGGCGGCGGTGGACGTGGCCCAATGGCAGGCGGCCTTGTTCAAGGCCCTGCCCAACGGCACTGGCTACATCAGCGCCAACGGGGACTTCACCTTGTACGACGTCTGGGTGATCTGGCGCGAGACCGATGCCGATTCGGCCGCGGTCACCGGCGTGAACAACGCCACCAACGTGGCCGGCAAGGACGGTTGTCCCCCGGATTTCTCGACGGAAGGCAGCCCCCGCTGCATGCACTTCCGCGTGGGGCTGTGA
- a CDS encoding PilW family protein: MKMSSSLRALRGFTLVELMVAMAIGLVVLAAMYSGYLGSSRTTGVGRALSQITEDASAAMGVLRSQVNAAAYSAPTGGAAGTGTGFTYNASTSDWVRGCDTDFTDMTQPIGSLACSGSGKNALAVAYEANEFNSITKLVAGVKTPMDCLGNTLTLTSGYYLSYSRFYINDNALYCLGPGNANGQALVENVSDMQITYGVAPAGGHVAASYKTATEVEAAGAWPRVVSVRVCLVVRSADEVLDAPTPYQGCDPFADPTTPDDRRMYRSFTSTFVIQNRRGTAL; this comes from the coding sequence ATGAAGATGTCATCCTCCTTGCGCGCGCTGCGTGGCTTCACCCTGGTCGAGCTCATGGTGGCCATGGCCATTGGTCTGGTGGTGCTGGCAGCGATGTATTCCGGCTACCTCGGCTCCAGCCGCACCACCGGCGTGGGACGGGCCCTGTCCCAGATCACCGAAGACGCCAGCGCCGCCATGGGCGTGCTGCGCAGTCAGGTCAATGCGGCAGCCTACAGCGCCCCCACCGGCGGAGCGGCGGGCACGGGCACGGGCTTCACCTACAACGCGTCCACCAGCGACTGGGTGCGTGGCTGCGACACTGATTTCACGGACATGACGCAGCCCATCGGCTCGCTGGCTTGCAGCGGCAGTGGCAAGAACGCTCTGGCCGTGGCCTACGAGGCCAACGAGTTCAACAGCATCACCAAGCTGGTGGCCGGCGTGAAGACGCCGATGGATTGCCTGGGCAACACGCTGACGCTGACCAGCGGCTACTACCTGTCCTACAGCCGCTTCTACATCAACGACAACGCGCTGTATTGCCTGGGGCCGGGCAATGCCAATGGTCAGGCGCTGGTGGAAAACGTTTCCGACATGCAGATTACTTACGGCGTGGCGCCGGCCGGGGGGCACGTGGCGGCGTCCTACAAGACGGCCACCGAGGTTGAAGCCGCCGGGGCCTGGCCGCGTGTGGTGTCGGTGCGGGTGTGCCTGGTGGTGCGCAGTGCCGACGAGGTGCTGGACGCGCCCACCCCCTACCAGGGCTGCGATCCCTTCGCCGATCCGACGACGCCCGACGATCGTCGCATGTACCGCAGCTTCACCTCCACCTTCGTGATCCAGAACCGCAGGGGGACCGCGCTGTGA
- a CDS encoding pilus assembly PilX family protein gives MTSRSSSRVGGRAEQGVALIVALVMLVIIALMSVSVIRGSLTSDLIANNARSQSLAQQSAELALRYCERQADAEIKAGTTTFILPALSDDDGNPANGRPTRWDTFTNWFGGGAVAVTVPDTVLVSVDSPVKPPSPQCLPEYTFLNDGTTQVVLVTARGFSPDYQQDSTGRTTAGSVVWLQSMLRFN, from the coding sequence ATGACTTCGCGTTCCAGTTCCAGAGTGGGTGGCCGGGCCGAGCAGGGCGTGGCCCTGATCGTGGCCTTGGTGATGCTCGTGATCATCGCCCTGATGTCCGTGTCGGTCATCCGCGGCTCGCTGACCTCCGACCTGATCGCCAACAACGCCCGCTCCCAGAGCCTGGCCCAGCAGTCGGCCGAACTGGCGCTGCGCTACTGCGAGCGGCAGGCCGATGCCGAGATCAAAGCCGGAACGACCACCTTCATCCTGCCCGCCTTGTCCGACGACGACGGCAATCCCGCCAACGGCCGGCCCACACGCTGGGACACCTTCACCAACTGGTTCGGCGGCGGGGCCGTGGCCGTCACGGTGCCCGATACGGTGCTGGTGTCGGTCGACAGCCCGGTCAAGCCGCCCAGCCCGCAGTGCTTGCCGGAATACACCTTTCTGAACGACGGCACCACCCAGGTGGTGCTGGTCACCGCACGGGGCTTCAGCCCCGATTACCAGCAGGACAGCACTGGGCGGACCACCGCAGGTTCCGTCGTCTGGTTGCAGTCCATGTTGAGGTTCAACTGA
- a CDS encoding pilus assembly protein, producing MKMHQDIGSHVFVSPRLAAGMKAGVSLLAAVAACAAWATEPSQKPLTSQSGSTPPPNVMITIDDSGSMLSDAMPEGTFSVNGVNVSLISYWVAGFPGDPRKGTTYGQCYVPAEAGSNSLYQRWFRSPDINTIWYNPEVRYQPWLKPKPAANGSGVRMADITNAKAAPWDPVTTGLNPATFDLVTKRNITTTWCTAANYSAGSSKRSFSPGIYYRLKPGAKPDSTGSFVLYDVNNVDGPYAPDVKSADRIDCAGTKCTQAEELRNFANWFTYYRMRESMAKAAVTESFFNFKDKLRAGWGRINKSNATAVDGAGASKTFSIVELGVKQLDATQLEAVLTGVQGIQSWPSTPLRTALDGVGKYFYKRTDSYSPWMTTPGATSAPGNAKLACRRAVNVLTTDGYYNDNYTAAGDKDTTASTFSYPYDESKPDQNPGNYSPYTYTPGRPFTDAPNKYTNTLADAAMRWYIEDLDPTIANKVAPIDGDIAFWQHLTQFTVGIGVKGTLDASSDTAKASTLAALTKGTATWPDPSKGNPQKIDDLWHAAVNTGGDFNSVKNVTELTNALSAAFGKAVGNTARESGVATVASTLVLDNIKFVPEYKSGAWYGDVLAYKLDTNGNVIGTTPVWKASSALPAFTDRNLFTWSGSEPEAFSTAATGGVDASGKALIASTATEADKLINYIRGDTSNEGAASTYRARGGQLLGDFINSPPVYVKNLVNLGYDLLSNSNWQGGYADYVAAKANRAEGVVAVGANAGIFHLFKGSTGKEVFGFLPRLGFGHYATVAEKTYGSDSNYHRFFVDGPTVESDAFIQPRGESSARWTNVLIGSMGAGGRDIFALNLPTADPSAGLGADNVQWELSGHPDLGYVIGDIRVGPIQGGTLTGHSGWYAFVGNGAYSSNGGAALLVVDVQTGAVVKSIQVPATGANGLGGVYLLRNAHQEVYAAYAGDLQGNLWRFDFGNGADTSTWKVSFGGQPLFRALDASGTPQPITASPMVIAHPSQGYVVLFGTGKLFDESDATSTSPQSFYGVWDDTAAGHLGGNASPFYGASQVVATSPYRSVLVQQTINTTDVVVGTKVVNGQTVTTNERFYKLSSNSVDWTTQKGWYLDLNIMGGQRVVYPPQGVLTFAYINTIVPAQPAAQCEYNSGTGFNFVIDAYSGAAPTSPVFDTNGDGVVDSSDTVVAGAQSLADGIDKLLSGQADVVGDQPTASKCLEDKEGRCPAGYCLTVAVNSTGEGQEMCLPDKCTIDPSSCTPATHVITDRVWRQILNPPTPAAAPAP from the coding sequence ATGAAAATGCATCAAGACATCGGCAGCCATGTGTTCGTCTCGCCCCGGCTTGCGGCCGGGATGAAGGCCGGGGTCAGTCTGCTGGCTGCGGTGGCAGCCTGCGCCGCCTGGGCCACCGAGCCCTCGCAGAAGCCGCTGACCAGCCAGTCCGGCTCCACCCCTCCGCCGAACGTGATGATCACGATCGACGACTCGGGCTCCATGCTGTCCGACGCCATGCCTGAGGGGACGTTCTCGGTCAACGGCGTCAATGTCTCGCTCATCAGCTACTGGGTGGCCGGGTTCCCGGGAGACCCGCGCAAAGGCACGACCTATGGTCAATGCTATGTTCCTGCCGAGGCTGGATCGAACAGCCTTTATCAGCGCTGGTTCCGTTCCCCGGACATCAACACCATCTGGTACAACCCCGAAGTCCGTTATCAGCCCTGGCTGAAGCCCAAACCGGCTGCGAATGGTTCCGGGGTGCGCATGGCGGACATCACCAACGCCAAGGCCGCGCCCTGGGACCCGGTGACCACCGGTTTGAACCCCGCCACCTTCGATCTGGTGACCAAACGAAACATCACCACGACTTGGTGCACGGCCGCGAACTACTCTGCCGGCAGCAGCAAGCGCAGCTTCAGTCCGGGCATCTATTACCGCCTGAAGCCCGGCGCCAAGCCTGACTCCACCGGCAGCTTCGTCCTCTACGATGTCAACAACGTGGATGGACCCTATGCGCCGGATGTGAAGTCCGCGGATCGCATCGACTGCGCGGGCACCAAGTGCACCCAGGCCGAGGAACTGCGCAATTTCGCCAACTGGTTCACCTACTACCGCATGCGCGAGTCGATGGCCAAGGCGGCGGTCACCGAGTCCTTCTTCAACTTCAAGGACAAGTTGCGGGCCGGCTGGGGCCGCATCAACAAGTCCAACGCCACCGCCGTGGACGGTGCAGGCGCCAGCAAGACCTTCTCGATCGTCGAGCTGGGCGTCAAGCAACTGGACGCCACGCAGCTGGAGGCTGTGCTGACCGGCGTGCAGGGCATCCAATCCTGGCCCTCCACGCCCTTGCGCACGGCCCTGGACGGCGTGGGCAAGTACTTCTACAAGCGCACCGATTCCTACAGCCCCTGGATGACCACGCCGGGCGCCACGTCGGCGCCTGGCAATGCCAAGCTGGCTTGCCGGCGCGCGGTCAATGTGCTGACGACCGACGGCTATTACAACGACAACTACACCGCCGCGGGGGACAAGGACACCACCGCCAGCACCTTCAGCTATCCCTACGACGAGTCCAAGCCCGACCAGAACCCGGGCAACTACAGCCCCTACACCTACACCCCGGGCCGGCCGTTCACCGATGCGCCCAACAAGTACACCAACACGCTGGCCGACGCAGCCATGCGCTGGTACATCGAGGATCTGGACCCCACGATTGCGAACAAGGTGGCTCCGATCGATGGTGACATCGCCTTCTGGCAGCACCTGACGCAGTTCACGGTGGGCATTGGCGTGAAGGGCACCTTGGATGCCTCCTCGGACACGGCCAAGGCCTCCACGCTGGCGGCGCTCACCAAGGGCACGGCCACCTGGCCCGACCCGAGCAAGGGCAATCCGCAGAAGATCGATGACCTGTGGCATGCCGCGGTCAACACGGGCGGTGACTTCAACTCGGTCAAGAACGTGACCGAGCTGACCAATGCGCTCTCGGCCGCCTTCGGCAAGGCCGTGGGCAACACCGCGCGGGAATCGGGTGTGGCCACCGTGGCCTCCACCCTGGTGCTGGACAACATCAAGTTCGTGCCGGAGTACAAGTCGGGGGCCTGGTACGGCGATGTGCTGGCCTACAAGCTCGACACCAACGGCAACGTGATCGGCACCACCCCGGTCTGGAAGGCTTCGTCGGCTCTGCCCGCCTTCACGGACCGCAATCTGTTCACCTGGAGCGGTTCCGAGCCGGAGGCGTTCAGCACGGCCGCGACCGGCGGGGTGGATGCCAGCGGCAAGGCCCTGATCGCCTCGACGGCAACTGAAGCGGACAAGCTCATCAACTACATCCGCGGAGACACCTCCAACGAGGGGGCTGCCTCGACCTACCGTGCCCGTGGCGGTCAGTTGCTTGGCGACTTCATCAACTCCCCGCCGGTGTATGTGAAGAACCTGGTGAACCTGGGCTATGACCTGCTGAGCAACAGCAACTGGCAGGGCGGCTACGCCGACTACGTGGCCGCCAAGGCGAATCGCGCCGAGGGCGTGGTGGCCGTGGGCGCCAATGCAGGCATCTTCCACCTGTTCAAGGGCTCGACGGGCAAGGAGGTTTTCGGCTTCCTGCCGCGGCTGGGCTTCGGGCACTACGCCACGGTGGCCGAGAAGACTTACGGCAGCGACAGCAACTACCACCGCTTCTTCGTGGATGGGCCGACGGTGGAGTCGGATGCCTTCATTCAGCCGCGTGGCGAGAGCAGCGCGCGCTGGACCAATGTGTTGATCGGCAGCATGGGTGCCGGCGGACGGGACATCTTTGCCCTGAACCTGCCCACGGCCGATCCTTCCGCCGGGCTGGGGGCGGACAACGTGCAGTGGGAGTTGTCCGGGCATCCGGACCTGGGCTACGTCATCGGCGACATCCGCGTCGGTCCTATCCAGGGGGGAACGCTCACCGGTCACTCCGGCTGGTACGCCTTCGTGGGCAACGGCGCCTACAGCAGCAATGGTGGCGCTGCGCTGCTGGTGGTCGACGTGCAGACCGGTGCGGTCGTCAAATCCATCCAGGTGCCTGCCACTGGCGCCAACGGCCTGGGTGGGGTCTACCTGCTGCGCAACGCCCACCAGGAGGTCTATGCGGCCTATGCCGGGGACCTGCAAGGCAATCTGTGGCGTTTCGATTTCGGCAACGGTGCTGACACCAGCACTTGGAAGGTCTCCTTCGGTGGCCAGCCGCTGTTCCGTGCGCTCGACGCCAGCGGCACGCCGCAACCCATCACCGCCTCGCCGATGGTGATTGCCCACCCCAGCCAGGGCTATGTGGTGCTGTTCGGCACGGGCAAGCTGTTTGACGAAAGCGATGCCACCAGCACGTCCCCGCAGTCGTTCTACGGCGTGTGGGACGACACAGCCGCCGGCCACTTGGGCGGCAATGCGAGTCCCTTCTATGGGGCTTCCCAGGTCGTGGCCACGTCGCCCTATCGCAGCGTGCTGGTCCAGCAGACCATCAACACCACCGATGTGGTGGTCGGGACCAAGGTGGTCAACGGCCAGACCGTGACCACCAACGAGCGCTTCTACAAGCTGTCCTCCAACAGCGTCGACTGGACCACGCAGAAGGGTTGGTATCTGGACCTGAACATCATGGGGGGGCAGCGGGTGGTGTATCCGCCGCAGGGTGTGCTGACCTTTGCCTACATCAACACCATCGTGCCCGCCCAGCCGGCGGCCCAGTGCGAGTACAACAGCGGTACCGGCTTCAACTTCGTGATCGACGCCTACTCGGGCGCAGCACCCACCTCGCCGGTGTTCGACACCAATGGCGACGGTGTGGTGGACAGCTCCGACACGGTGGTGGCCGGGGCACAGAGCCTGGCCGACGGTATCGACAAGCTGCTGTCCGGTCAGGCCGATGTGGTCGGGGACCAGCCCACGGCTTCCAAGTGCCTGGAGGACAAGGAGGGGCGCTGTCCCGCGGGTTATTGCCTCACGGTCGCGGTCAACAGCACCGGTGAAGGCCAGGAGATGTGTCTGCCCGACAAGTGCACCATCGATCCCAGTTCCTGCACGCCGGCCACCCATGTGATCACCGACCGCGTCTGGCGCCAGATCCTCAATCCGCCCACGCCGGCGGCAGCCCCCGCACCGTGA
- a CDS encoding type IV pilin protein produces the protein MARSLAGFTLIELMIVVAIVAILASVAYPAYTSQVRKSRRADAETVLLQAEQYMQRYYATSSSGYTGADLANPGLTASPVGATGSQKYYDISVEIPDDGQSYTLSATPTQTGDPCGTLTLTSTGAKGQASGATTSQCWQ, from the coding sequence TTGGCCCGGTCCCTGGCCGGCTTCACGCTGATCGAGCTGATGATCGTGGTCGCCATCGTGGCCATCCTGGCCTCGGTGGCCTACCCGGCCTACACCAGCCAGGTGCGCAAGAGCCGGCGGGCCGATGCCGAGACGGTCCTTCTGCAGGCCGAGCAGTACATGCAGCGCTACTACGCGACCAGCAGTTCCGGCTACACCGGGGCCGATCTTGCGAATCCAGGGCTCACCGCGTCTCCGGTCGGGGCCACCGGCAGTCAGAAGTACTACGACATCTCGGTGGAGATCCCGGACGACGGCCAGAGCTACACGCTCAGCGCCACGCCCACCCAGACGGGCGACCCCTGCGGCACGCTGACGCTGACCAGCACCGGGGCGAAGGGGCAGGCCAGTGGAGCCACCACGTCCCAGTGTTGGCAGTGA
- the nrdR gene encoding transcriptional regulator NrdR, producing the protein MRCPYCAHDETQVVETRESDEGDVVRRRRRCTKCDKRFTTYERAEIALPAVVKRSGARVEFDPAKLRASMTLALRKRQVSIEQVDAAIERIQDKLLASGLREVPSTRVGELVMRELKRLDKVAYVRFASVYRSFEDVDEFSRLIKEI; encoded by the coding sequence ATGCGCTGCCCCTACTGTGCCCACGATGAAACCCAGGTCGTCGAAACGCGCGAGTCCGACGAAGGCGATGTGGTGCGCCGGCGCCGACGCTGCACCAAGTGCGACAAGCGTTTCACCACCTACGAGCGCGCCGAAATCGCGCTGCCGGCGGTGGTCAAGCGCAGCGGTGCCCGGGTGGAATTCGACCCTGCCAAGCTGCGCGCTTCGATGACGCTGGCCTTGCGCAAGCGTCAGGTGAGCATCGAGCAGGTGGATGCAGCCATCGAGCGCATCCAGGACAAGCTGCTGGCCAGCGGCCTGCGCGAGGTACCCTCCACCCGCGTGGGCGAACTGGTGATGCGCGAACTCAAGCGCCTGGACAAGGTGGCCTATGTGCGCTTCGCCTCGGTCTACCGCAGCTTCGAGGACGTGGACGAGTTCAGCCGGCTGATCAAGGAGATCTGA
- the glyA gene encoding serine hydroxymethyltransferase, whose translation MFDRSQSTIANVDPDLWAAIQAENKRQEEHIELIASENYTSPAVMQAQGSQLTNKYAEGYPGKRYYGGCENVDVVEQLAIDRVKRLFGANFANVQPNSGSQANQAVFFGLLQPGDTIMGMSLAEGGHLTHGMPLNMSGKWFKVVSYGLDANEDIDYAAMEALAREHKPKLIIAGASAFALRIDFERFAKIAKEIGAYFMVDMAHYAGLVAAGVYPNPVPHADVVTSTTHKSLRGPRGGIILMNNEDVAKKINSAIFPGIQGGPLMHVIAGKAVAFKEALSPEFKAYQEQVVKNAKVLAETLISRGLRIVSGRTESHVMLVDLRPKGLTGKEAEAILGAAHMTCNKNGIPNDPQKPMVTSGIRLGTPAMTTRGFKEEQVRATAHLIADVLDNPHDEANIARVREQVAALTRDFPVYR comes from the coding sequence ATGTTCGACCGTTCCCAATCGACGATCGCCAACGTCGACCCCGACCTGTGGGCCGCCATCCAGGCCGAAAACAAGCGCCAGGAAGAGCACATCGAGCTCATCGCCTCGGAAAACTACACCTCGCCGGCCGTGATGCAGGCGCAGGGCAGCCAGCTGACCAACAAGTACGCCGAAGGCTATCCCGGCAAGCGCTACTACGGCGGCTGCGAGAACGTGGACGTGGTCGAGCAACTGGCCATCGACCGCGTCAAGCGACTCTTCGGCGCCAACTTCGCCAACGTGCAACCCAACTCGGGTTCCCAGGCCAACCAGGCCGTGTTCTTCGGCCTGCTGCAGCCCGGCGACACCATCATGGGCATGAGCCTGGCCGAAGGCGGCCACCTGACCCACGGCATGCCGCTGAACATGTCCGGCAAGTGGTTCAAGGTCGTCAGCTACGGCCTGGATGCCAACGAGGACATCGACTACGCCGCCATGGAAGCCCTGGCGCGCGAGCACAAGCCCAAGCTGATCATCGCCGGCGCCTCGGCCTTCGCCCTGCGCATCGACTTCGAGCGCTTTGCCAAGATCGCCAAGGAAATCGGCGCCTACTTCATGGTGGACATGGCCCACTACGCCGGCTTGGTGGCTGCGGGCGTCTACCCGAACCCGGTGCCGCATGCCGACGTGGTGACCTCCACCACCCACAAGAGCCTGCGCGGCCCGCGTGGCGGCATCATCCTGATGAACAACGAGGATGTGGCCAAGAAGATCAACTCGGCCATCTTCCCTGGCATCCAGGGCGGCCCGCTGATGCACGTCATCGCCGGCAAGGCCGTGGCCTTCAAGGAAGCCCTGAGCCCCGAGTTCAAGGCTTACCAGGAACAGGTGGTCAAGAACGCCAAGGTGCTGGCCGAGACCCTGATCTCGCGCGGCCTGCGCATCGTCAGTGGCCGCACCGAAAGCCACGTGATGCTGGTGGACCTGCGCCCCAAGGGCCTGACCGGCAAGGAAGCCGAGGCCATCCTGGGCGCCGCCCACATGACCTGCAACAAGAACGGCATCCCCAACGATCCGCAGAAGCCGATGGTGACCAGCGGCATCCGACTGGGCACCCCGGCCATGACCACCCGCGGCTTCAAGGAAGAGCAGGTGCGTGCCACCGCCCACCTGATCGCCGACGTGCTGGACAACCCGCACGACGAGGCGAACATCGCCCGTGTGCGTGAGCAGGTCGCGGCGCTGACCCGCGACTTCCCGGTCTACCGCTGA